Proteins from a single region of Novosphingobium sp. CECT 9465:
- a CDS encoding bifunctional diguanylate cyclase/phosphodiesterase: MTDTLWQELPRYSAPMVHPVPSSRNTGGPRDRLTGLPGASDALAWLDNAGTGGFVHAMLVGLHRFQSVNLAYGQTGGDLALTEIARRIRDCVADELGGEALIARVGGGEFLVASTGAMSRERWQWLAEALARTVARALPLRGEVLHLSPRTALLRGQPGEGGAALLDRLDQALSSLQQQRGRRLLWADGSHRARGRSAARLEADLIGAMARDEIGLVFQPQYDVASGALAGAEALARWDHPQLGRIGAETLFAIAERGDHVAQLSRHIARRALAIASGWQLPLALSLNVTAEDLGDENFASDIQAILTATAFAPDLLTLEVTEHALVADFTRSAQALGELASIGVRIALDDFGTGYANFQTLKALPIDTLKLDASLARDIDHDARDRAILRAIVAMARALGQKVVVEGIERETQLAVLAQEGCDTFQGFLRAGPLPAEAIAAMPR; the protein is encoded by the coding sequence GTGACAGACACGCTTTGGCAAGAGTTGCCACGCTATAGCGCGCCGATGGTGCACCCTGTTCCTTCATCCCGCAACACCGGCGGACCGCGCGACCGGTTGACCGGACTTCCCGGAGCGAGCGATGCCTTGGCCTGGCTCGACAACGCCGGGACGGGCGGGTTCGTCCATGCCATGCTGGTGGGATTGCATCGCTTTCAGTCGGTCAACCTTGCTTATGGGCAGACGGGGGGCGATCTGGCGCTGACCGAGATTGCCCGCCGCATAAGGGATTGCGTGGCCGATGAACTCGGTGGCGAGGCCCTGATCGCGCGGGTTGGCGGCGGCGAGTTCCTTGTCGCCAGCACAGGCGCCATGAGCCGCGAACGCTGGCAGTGGCTGGCCGAAGCGCTGGCGCGCACCGTTGCCAGGGCACTGCCCTTGCGTGGCGAGGTGCTGCACCTTTCGCCCCGCACAGCACTGCTCCGCGGGCAGCCGGGCGAGGGTGGCGCGGCGCTTCTGGACCGGCTTGATCAGGCGCTGTCATCGTTGCAGCAGCAGCGCGGGCGGCGGCTACTGTGGGCCGATGGTTCGCATCGGGCACGCGGGCGAAGCGCAGCGCGGCTTGAAGCGGACCTGATCGGCGCAATGGCGCGCGACGAGATCGGGCTGGTATTCCAGCCGCAATATGACGTGGCTTCGGGGGCACTGGCCGGTGCCGAAGCGCTGGCGCGATGGGATCATCCGCAACTCGGCCGGATTGGCGCGGAAACGCTGTTCGCGATTGCCGAACGCGGCGATCATGTTGCGCAACTTTCCCGCCATATTGCGCGGCGGGCATTGGCGATTGCATCGGGTTGGCAACTGCCGTTGGCGCTTTCTCTGAATGTGACGGCGGAGGATCTGGGGGATGAAAATTTTGCCAGCGACATTCAAGCGATCCTGACCGCAACCGCGTTTGCACCGGACTTGCTTACCTTGGAAGTTACCGAACATGCGCTGGTCGCAGACTTCACCCGGTCGGCGCAGGCATTGGGCGAACTGGCATCCATCGGAGTGCGAATTGCGCTGGATGATTTCGGCACCGGCTATGCCAACTTCCAGACGCTCAAAGCGCTGCCGATCGATACGCTCAAACTCGACGCATCACTGGCGCGGGACATCGATCATGACGCGCGCGATCGGGCGATCCTGCGCGCCATTGTCGCCATGGCACGTGCGCTTGGCCAGAAGGTCGTTGTCGAAGGTATTGAACGCGAAACCCAGCTTGCCGTTCTGGCCCAGGAGGGCTGCGATACGTTCCAGGGCTTCCTGCGCGCTGGACCTCTCCCTGCCGAAGCGATTGCAGCAATGCCGCGCTAG